TCGAGGGCGACGAACTCAAGCAGTGGCGGAGCGCCCACCGCTGGTCCCCCAACCGACTCAGGCACACCGCAGCCACCGAAATCCGCAAGCGCTTCGGGCTCGAAAGCGCTCAGATGGTACTTGGCCACTCAAAGCCCAACACCACGCTCATCTACGCCGAGCGAGACCTCCAGAAGGCCGCCGCGGTTATTCGGGAAGTCGGCTGATGCATTGAAGTGCAACCCGTCGCATTAGTGCCTGCGGCGTATTATTTGTTGACAACGGCCGCCAAATTTGCATAGTGAGATTTCGGTGGGGTAGTGAACCTGCGACGACAATACTCGTCGGCACGCATTGGCTGGCCAGTTAAAAACTAGGTCGAAGTGCGCGCCGACGGTCTGTTGCCGGAGGTAAAATCTGTGATCGACTCTCAGCACGAGAGCCTGGTTGCTCTCGCGGACGTCCCGTCCCTCATCCCCATTCGCCGCGGCACGAAGCGGCCCCACGTTAGCTGCATTTATCGCTGGTGCCAGCGCGGACTTCGCGGCGTGAAGCTCGAGTCCATTCAAGTTGGCGGCACCTGCTGCACGTCGCGCGAGGCGTTGCAGCGATTCTTTGAGAGATTGACCGCTGCTCGCGATGGCAATGCGGCACCGGGACGCACGGTCGGCCAGCGACGAAAGACCGTTGATCGCGCCAATGCCGAACTCGAAAAGGCCGGCTGGTGATGCGATCTGGCGAGGACAATTCGTCTATCGCTAGTCTGCGGAAAGCGAAGTGATCGCAAAAAAATGAGCCGGCCAGGTGTGCCACACCCGCCGGCTTGGATTCGGCTGAAGCCGAAAGTGCATCACAGGATTCTAGGTGAACGGAGTCGTGATGTCGAGAAGCTGCCCCACGTCGGCGATCCGAACCCTCGGAAGCAGACTACGTGCGCGCCGCGGCAAAAGGCAGCGGGACCGTCATCGGGCGCCTGAGGTGCGCTTCCAGGCACGAACCTATGTTCGCGAGTGCGAGTGCAGGGAAGCACGGCCCGATATGCGACGGCAACCAGACGTCCAGGCTTAGGGAACGGCGTTCAATACAAATCCAGGCTCCGCAACCCAGCGACCTGGTGGGTAATCCACCGTCCTAAGCGCGCACCCACGTTGGATCAGTAGGCTTCAGTACGTCCAATAGAGTTCGGCACACGGGTACGCTAGCGGCATCCCCGCCCAAGATTACCCGATATGGGCCTGGGTCTGCGCTGAAACAGCCTTCCTATAGAACAAACTGCGTTCTGAGCACACGAGAAACAGCATCTAGTCACCGGCTTGAGAGGCGCTGGCCTGCTATTGATTTTCTGATCCATCGGTTATGAAGGTTTCCAGCCGACAGGCAA
Above is a window of Pirellulales bacterium DNA encoding:
- a CDS encoding DUF1580 domain-containing protein gives rise to the protein MIDSQHESLVALADVPSLIPIRRGTKRPHVSCIYRWCQRGLRGVKLESIQVGGTCCTSREALQRFFERLTAARDGNAAPGRTVGQRRKTVDRANAELEKAGW